From Nonlabens sp. Ci31, the proteins below share one genomic window:
- a CDS encoding DUF2194 domain-containing protein — MKNIKIYKYALLIILVSFFQNCAVEQEVPEVVQVTYDKDSDFPLVIDFTREGSLKKEVNQIRKTLNYSKIPYQQSDLEKFNNNPVIPSTVRVIILRDVSSLSPKTMDSLVLFIARGNTILLPQISYHTNFDFLAGIKRNADKTENYKAQGFSFDNDFLPGMRGKKTDDKTKHDGFQKDNFKKNVIVLATAFNEPTYPTILKNNIGAGQVITFNRLETPLKEGRGLLFSAILSGLQGVPYTVANVSTIFLDDFPTPLYTGKEEPIEREYHINSADFYTKIWWPDMLALAQKYQLKYTAIPCFDYRNSVEPPFLFPEWDNSLDPSNRTPRPDILMKDVVKQHHELGFHGYNHQSLVASQWPNEDFMFTALESVVKKWKASEYGTLPRTYVPPSNNIDYIGIEALSIGMPSVKIMSSLYLGDFEDGGGREFDLEPYNSDLYDFPRISSGYVIEEQTVFDHQSLFLYTGIWSHFIHPDDVYQIPKETNSDRKGNFEYRNKNSYGWKNSADGSPGLLPRFENYIKQIKKQYPLMRSLTTEDAVIKTKQWRNSTLVYKVTDQQLEVRSTAGTAQFWMMYIEGHLVKDFENLLKKRELYFSSTNLHDGKLFMVETAGSSLVIPSPFLSPAPSGTFTADKAIVDYKKYLSDEIEFTDTNEEIAYYVANENLSKAISVLREKIVQNSSFSNNDWMALHTYSIWNEEPNQFWSFLNEEYVKSNNEMLVTLSRKLTQQSDYPDLPTRQLWMERKMELFPEDEALKKLYQDSFKPSEEKDLSDQELLQAIVKNKSSEKAELLSVLMDQNEDLASTYLIKLQPCEDKSLHQIANKIAQSFADRDNYELALKWADCASNLEAETTTAWRISTGDKEALKSADYPAYLSYLLEKNPSKALQELISKNPCQQPKLLSIASDIAYAYGNIGSYRKAIAWSQCVPDFSITDRLQWNAELGNYEEMTSIYDTYIKSNKRDPDIESYMATAFKSAGLYDKAFAITSKMLESEQRKLLVVSLNQDFRDLELPQQEQLALSYPEIVDAENKRRLKNELRPIKGTFIETQSDLLTDQLNPTSLNNSISYSFTDRKWQRHKIGVNQARAYQININEENINNRDHDLLGVRYSFKSKEVFKKINYSAGLGLNYDLTDKKLFYELQAGISLPLDSLYSSAQFSLRPAITGPAYSLDIYRAQWSVYEELQMRGSYQAVLSMEGNYFTDGAIDGLLLARLGKKLKHGNSVLQPYAETAGMLGNRDNSAGYPYWTIKERLYGGVGMEYNFKNPRNKLDITLNAGGFLDTFSGSFLRYGGKVYYPISDRFILTSNAEFFTLKDFYSNNFLLGLQYYLD, encoded by the coding sequence ATGAAAAATATTAAAATTTACAAATACGCCCTATTAATTATACTGGTCTCTTTCTTTCAAAATTGCGCAGTAGAACAAGAAGTCCCTGAAGTAGTTCAGGTTACTTATGACAAAGACAGTGACTTTCCATTAGTCATTGATTTTACTCGAGAAGGCAGCCTTAAAAAAGAAGTCAATCAAATTAGAAAAACACTTAACTACTCTAAAATACCTTATCAACAATCGGACCTTGAAAAGTTCAATAACAACCCTGTAATTCCGTCAACTGTTAGAGTAATTATCTTAAGAGATGTCAGCAGTCTTTCCCCAAAAACTATGGATAGTCTAGTGTTATTTATCGCTCGCGGAAACACTATTCTCCTACCTCAAATCTCTTACCACACAAATTTTGACTTTCTGGCCGGAATAAAACGCAACGCAGATAAAACAGAAAATTATAAAGCTCAAGGCTTTTCCTTTGACAACGATTTCCTACCTGGAATGAGAGGAAAAAAAACTGATGATAAAACAAAACACGACGGGTTTCAAAAAGATAACTTTAAGAAAAATGTGATTGTTTTAGCTACAGCATTTAACGAGCCTACCTATCCTACCATCCTAAAAAATAATATAGGTGCAGGTCAAGTCATTACTTTTAACCGGTTAGAAACACCATTAAAGGAGGGACGTGGTTTATTATTTAGCGCTATTTTAAGTGGCCTGCAAGGGGTTCCTTATACCGTAGCAAATGTGAGCACTATTTTTTTAGATGATTTCCCTACGCCACTTTATACTGGCAAAGAGGAGCCTATTGAAAGAGAATATCATATCAATTCAGCTGATTTTTACACTAAAATATGGTGGCCAGATATGTTGGCTTTGGCTCAAAAATACCAACTTAAATATACCGCTATTCCTTGCTTTGATTATCGCAACAGTGTAGAACCTCCCTTTTTATTTCCAGAATGGGATAATAGTTTAGATCCTTCTAATAGAACCCCTAGGCCAGATATTCTTATGAAAGATGTCGTCAAACAACATCACGAATTGGGATTTCACGGGTACAACCATCAATCGCTTGTAGCGTCACAGTGGCCTAACGAGGATTTTATGTTTACCGCATTAGAATCTGTTGTAAAAAAGTGGAAGGCATCTGAATATGGTACTTTACCTAGAACTTATGTACCGCCATCTAATAACATCGATTATATAGGAATAGAGGCTTTAAGCATAGGAATGCCATCTGTTAAAATAATGAGCAGTTTGTATTTGGGAGACTTTGAAGATGGAGGAGGACGCGAGTTTGACCTGGAGCCCTACAATTCTGACCTTTACGATTTCCCTAGAATAAGTAGTGGTTATGTCATCGAAGAACAGACCGTATTTGATCATCAGTCCTTATTTCTATACACAGGTATCTGGTCTCATTTTATACATCCAGATGATGTCTATCAAATTCCTAAAGAAACCAACTCTGATAGAAAGGGGAATTTTGAGTATAGAAACAAAAATTCTTATGGATGGAAAAATTCAGCTGATGGTAGTCCAGGATTACTTCCTAGGTTTGAAAACTATATCAAGCAAATAAAAAAGCAATATCCTTTAATGCGATCTTTAACTACAGAAGATGCCGTAATTAAAACAAAACAGTGGAGAAATTCAACTTTAGTTTATAAAGTGACCGATCAACAATTAGAGGTAAGGAGTACCGCTGGAACAGCACAGTTCTGGATGATGTATATAGAAGGTCACTTGGTGAAAGACTTTGAAAACCTCCTTAAAAAAAGAGAACTTTACTTTAGCTCCACTAATTTACATGATGGGAAATTATTTATGGTTGAAACTGCTGGCTCTAGCCTCGTAATACCTAGCCCGTTTTTAAGCCCTGCTCCTAGCGGTACATTTACTGCTGACAAGGCTATTGTTGACTATAAAAAGTACCTCAGCGATGAAATAGAATTTACCGACACCAACGAAGAAATTGCTTATTATGTAGCAAATGAGAACCTATCAAAAGCTATTTCGGTTTTACGTGAAAAAATAGTCCAGAATTCAAGTTTTAGCAATAACGACTGGATGGCGCTGCATACCTACTCCATCTGGAATGAAGAGCCCAATCAATTTTGGAGCTTTCTAAATGAAGAATATGTAAAAAGCAACAATGAAATGCTAGTGACGCTTTCGCGAAAGCTTACACAACAGAGCGACTACCCTGACTTACCAACGCGTCAATTGTGGATGGAACGAAAAATGGAGCTTTTCCCTGAAGACGAGGCTCTTAAAAAGCTATACCAAGATTCTTTTAAACCATCTGAGGAAAAGGACCTTTCTGATCAAGAATTACTACAAGCAATAGTCAAGAATAAATCCTCTGAAAAGGCTGAGTTATTATCTGTTTTAATGGACCAAAATGAGGACTTGGCCAGTACCTACCTTATAAAGCTTCAACCTTGTGAAGACAAGTCGTTGCATCAAATAGCAAACAAAATAGCACAAAGCTTTGCCGATAGAGACAATTACGAACTTGCTTTAAAATGGGCAGACTGTGCATCTAATTTAGAGGCTGAAACTACTACCGCGTGGCGCATAAGTACAGGAGATAAGGAGGCTTTAAAAAGCGCTGATTATCCCGCCTATTTAAGTTACTTACTAGAAAAAAATCCTTCAAAAGCCTTGCAGGAATTGATTTCTAAAAATCCTTGTCAGCAACCTAAATTACTTTCTATAGCATCAGATATTGCTTATGCTTATGGAAACATAGGGTCTTATAGGAAAGCGATTGCTTGGTCTCAATGTGTTCCAGATTTTAGTATTACAGATCGTTTGCAATGGAATGCAGAATTGGGTAATTATGAGGAGATGACCTCGATTTATGATACCTATATAAAATCTAACAAAAGAGACCCGGATATTGAATCTTACATGGCTACTGCTTTTAAGTCCGCAGGTTTATACGACAAGGCCTTTGCAATTACTTCAAAAATGCTTGAAAGTGAACAAAGAAAACTACTAGTTGTATCTCTGAACCAAGATTTTAGAGATTTAGAATTACCACAACAAGAGCAACTTGCTCTTTCCTATCCAGAAATAGTAGACGCCGAAAACAAAAGAAGGCTGAAAAATGAATTGCGACCTATTAAAGGAACCTTTATAGAAACACAATCTGATCTTTTGACAGATCAACTAAATCCAACATCCTTAAATAATTCCATAAGCTATTCTTTTACCGACCGTAAATGGCAGCGGCACAAAATAGGAGTTAATCAAGCGAGAGCTTATCAAATCAATATCAATGAAGAGAACATTAATAATCGAGATCATGATCTTCTGGGTGTTAGATATAGCTTTAAATCTAAAGAGGTTTTTAAAAAAATCAACTACTCTGCTGGCTTAGGTTTGAATTATGATCTGACAGATAAAAAGCTTTTTTACGAGTTACAAGCAGGAATTTCCTTACCTCTAGATAGTTTATATAGTTCGGCACAATTTTCATTAAGGCCCGCTATAACTGGACCTGCTTATAGTTTAGATATATATAGAGCTCAATGGAGTGTTTATGAAGAATTACAAATGCGAGGAAGCTATCAAGCAGTACTAAGTATGGAAGGAAACTATTTTACAGACGGTGCTATAGACGGCTTATTATTAGCTAGGTTAGGGAAGAAGCTTAAACATGGTAACTCTGTGCTTCAACCTTATGCAGAAACTGCTGGAATGCTAGGTAATAGAGACAATAGTGCTGGCTACCCCTATTGGACAATCAAAGAACGATTGTATGGAGGTGTTGGGATGGAATACAATTTTAAAAATCCTAGAAATAAATTAGATATTACCCTGAATGCAGGCGGGTTTTTGGACACCTTCTCCGGCAGTTTTCTGAGGTATGGAGGAAAGGTCTATTATCCTATTTCTGATCGATTCATATTGACTAGTAACGCAGAGTTTTTTACTCTAAAAGATTTTTACAGTAATAACTTCCTTTTGGGACTCCAATATTATTTAGATTAA
- a CDS encoding endo alpha-1,4 polygalactosaminidase, with protein sequence MTLLSAANLSHSQKQQGKILFCYGDFYPQDIKGYDYVIVEPTFFNTEDVQTLKSQNKHVLAYISLGEVNEAASHYDEVKNETIGVNKQWNSHTLDISAPATINALKNQIEDHLAVKKFDGLFLDNIDNYTEFGSTPQLKDSLVGFLKGVKSRFRESVIMQNAGLFIIEDLRPLIDLIAVESVATNYNFEKDTYQLRDKKDYKERLDRIKEIQKLHKIPIILIEYADTEKLKKKIKSRLKASQFDLFIGQIDLQKTPRFKK encoded by the coding sequence ATGACACTCTTAAGTGCTGCTAACTTAAGCCACTCGCAAAAACAACAGGGTAAGATTTTGTTTTGTTATGGAGATTTTTATCCTCAAGATATTAAAGGATATGATTATGTTATTGTAGAACCTACTTTTTTTAATACAGAAGATGTGCAGACTCTCAAATCCCAAAACAAGCATGTACTTGCCTATATAAGTTTAGGAGAGGTTAATGAGGCAGCCTCTCATTACGACGAGGTAAAAAACGAGACCATAGGAGTTAACAAACAATGGAACAGTCATACGTTAGACATTAGTGCTCCTGCAACTATAAATGCGTTAAAGAATCAAATAGAAGACCATCTTGCTGTTAAAAAATTCGATGGCCTATTCTTAGACAATATTGATAATTATACAGAATTTGGGTCTACTCCTCAGCTTAAAGATTCTTTAGTTGGTTTTTTAAAAGGTGTAAAGTCTCGCTTTCGCGAAAGCGTCATCATGCAAAATGCAGGCCTATTCATAATAGAAGATTTGCGTCCACTCATAGATCTTATTGCTGTGGAGAGTGTTGCTACTAATTACAATTTTGAGAAAGACACCTATCAATTACGCGATAAAAAAGATTATAAGGAGCGCCTGGATCGCATTAAAGAAATACAGAAATTACATAAAATTCCTATCATACTCATAGAATATGCAGATACCGAGAAACTAAAGAAAAAAATTAAGAGCCGGCTTAAAGCTTCCCAATTCGATCTATTTATAGGACAAATTGATCTCCAAAAAACACCGAGGTTTAAAAAGTAA
- the pelG gene encoding exopolysaccharide Pel transporter PelG: MSTQKTALEQLLEDIKERNGKPVNVLVVAASIESLGIRDVDAQTDYDYPSILDLANYIFQILDQKEYYQLKNEKQTNAGIKEYKRISINAYMTGRSLLFAKEYSTGLFHLLPVALQIFAIIFFGFSLWTYVGFNDLQSTAVVFGVIVGLVATGGFVQVIGKQVSFYWYSEDYSMAYASIKQIVLLGMKTMLLLFIVSVAINFFIHLYPFLFICIVYAYGFLIGLFLLALAPLYTIKQRWMISVSVFVATALALALHLTTAINTYLIHWLSISIGIFIAFSYLFIFFKKLIGSTKGVHNKAPKMLLAIYRNLDYFLYGVTIYSFIFMDRIIAWSSRSGRNFPYAIYYEPDYEIGMDLAILVFFFLAGVLEYSVSAFSRLMDYRQRTMIFDQVAQFNKSMLQLYFKNIKIFVGTAILIGVLLYFIITQPWGYEAGFDEQLSDLSIQVFIVGALGYLFLTLGMLNVLYFYTLNRHKEPLAAIFIATIVNLIIGLLLSRFFSYEYAVIGMLIGSMTFAALTTIKAIRYFKKLDYHFYASY, encoded by the coding sequence ATGAGCACACAAAAAACGGCCTTAGAGCAGCTCCTTGAGGATATCAAAGAACGCAATGGCAAACCTGTTAATGTCTTAGTAGTTGCCGCCTCTATTGAATCCCTTGGAATAAGAGATGTAGATGCTCAAACAGATTATGATTATCCGTCCATACTTGATCTGGCAAACTATATATTTCAAATTCTGGATCAAAAAGAATATTACCAACTTAAAAATGAAAAACAGACCAATGCAGGAATAAAAGAATACAAGCGTATTTCTATTAATGCTTATATGACTGGGCGCAGTCTTCTATTTGCTAAAGAATACAGCACGGGACTTTTTCATTTGCTGCCAGTAGCGCTACAAATTTTTGCTATTATATTTTTTGGCTTTTCGCTTTGGACCTACGTAGGATTTAATGACCTTCAATCTACGGCAGTGGTTTTTGGGGTCATCGTTGGACTCGTTGCGACTGGCGGTTTTGTGCAGGTCATAGGTAAACAAGTATCCTTTTATTGGTATAGTGAAGACTATTCCATGGCCTACGCATCTATAAAACAAATTGTGCTTTTAGGAATGAAAACAATGCTGCTGTTATTTATAGTCTCCGTAGCCATTAATTTCTTTATTCATCTGTATCCCTTTTTATTTATTTGCATTGTTTATGCGTACGGATTTTTAATAGGCTTATTTCTATTAGCTCTCGCTCCATTATATACTATTAAGCAGCGCTGGATGATCAGTGTCAGCGTTTTTGTAGCTACGGCACTCGCCCTTGCTCTTCACCTAACAACTGCCATCAACACCTATCTTATCCACTGGTTGTCCATAAGTATAGGGATTTTTATAGCTTTTTCTTACTTGTTTATTTTCTTTAAAAAATTAATTGGTTCTACTAAAGGAGTTCATAATAAAGCACCTAAAATGCTGCTGGCCATATACCGCAACCTGGATTATTTCTTGTACGGAGTCACTATTTACAGCTTTATATTTATGGATAGAATCATCGCTTGGTCCAGTCGCAGCGGTCGTAATTTTCCTTATGCTATTTACTATGAACCGGATTATGAAATAGGAATGGATCTTGCTATTTTGGTATTTTTCTTCCTTGCAGGTGTTCTAGAATACAGTGTTTCAGCATTTTCTCGATTGATGGATTACAGGCAGCGCACCATGATATTTGATCAAGTGGCGCAATTTAATAAGTCCATGTTGCAACTGTATTTTAAGAATATCAAAATTTTTGTTGGGACCGCTATCCTCATTGGTGTTTTGTTATACTTTATAATCACCCAGCCTTGGGGCTATGAAGCCGGTTTTGATGAACAACTCTCTGATTTGAGTATTCAAGTTTTTATAGTTGGAGCACTGGGCTATTTATTTCTTACCCTAGGCATGCTTAATGTGCTTTATTTCTACACCCTTAACCGTCATAAAGAGCCTTTGGCTGCCATTTTTATAGCTACTATAGTTAATCTTATCATAGGCTTGTTATTGAGCCGATTTTTTTCTTATGAATACGCTGTTATTGGTATGTTAATTGGTTCCATGACCTTTGCTGCATTAACCACAATAAAAGCGATCAGGTATTTTAAAAAATTAGACTATCACTTCTATGCATCCTATTAA
- the pelF gene encoding GT4 family glycosyltransferase PelF yields MLVTEGTYPYNGGGVSTWSHILCTETKNTDFTIYAINAAFESATKYDLPVSVKNILQIPLWTPDEPHDYISYGDEYYKTIGKKVWTTRKPVSTQFTPLFKELLEFIYSDQKNIPLLDEIFKKLWLYFEDYDFKETMRQEAVWKVYKETIEKVVKKERNPDASLMDLTIGMRWIYRFLIPLSITDVPKVDITHLTLSGFAVIPALIAQYKYGSKIVLTEHGVFIRERLLAINSSEYPFFLKKLLINFSEAFSRLTYYKAEKIISVNEFNIKWEQLYGAPLDKIEVIYNGVDHELFKPREKPEHLKGIPTVVALARIFELKDVLTMIRSCAFAKAKLPNIQYLVYGDDQAVPEYTAECLDLIKKLQLENNFKLMGPRKNSHLLFCEGDVSILTSISEGFPYTVIESMASGIPVISTDVGGVKEALDEGSGFLCKPKNAEELGNRVVQLLLDEALRRSMGIHARQRVLDHFTLDLFIDQYEKAYENVLSSTILESNSSQIENAQTTYSTTNS; encoded by the coding sequence ATGCTAGTTACCGAAGGAACTTACCCATACAACGGTGGTGGTGTTTCTACTTGGTCACATATTTTGTGTACGGAAACTAAAAACACCGATTTTACGATCTATGCTATTAATGCTGCTTTTGAATCTGCTACCAAATACGATCTTCCAGTATCTGTAAAAAACATTCTTCAAATTCCGTTATGGACTCCAGATGAACCACATGATTATATCAGTTATGGAGACGAATATTATAAAACCATAGGCAAGAAAGTTTGGACGACTCGCAAACCCGTAAGCACCCAATTTACACCCTTATTTAAAGAGTTGCTAGAATTTATTTATAGTGATCAGAAAAACATTCCCTTACTAGACGAAATATTCAAAAAACTGTGGTTGTATTTTGAGGATTATGACTTTAAAGAAACCATGCGCCAGGAAGCTGTTTGGAAAGTTTATAAGGAAACCATTGAGAAAGTAGTTAAAAAAGAAAGAAACCCTGACGCTAGTCTTATGGACCTTACTATAGGTATGCGATGGATTTATAGATTTTTAATACCACTCTCCATTACCGATGTTCCTAAAGTTGATATAACTCATTTAACCCTAAGCGGCTTTGCGGTCATTCCAGCCTTAATTGCTCAATACAAGTACGGATCAAAGATCGTACTTACTGAACATGGTGTTTTTATCAGAGAACGTCTACTGGCTATCAATAGTTCTGAATACCCATTTTTTCTTAAAAAACTGCTCATTAATTTTTCTGAGGCTTTTTCTCGACTAACCTATTACAAAGCAGAAAAAATCATTTCTGTCAATGAATTCAATATCAAATGGGAACAACTTTACGGTGCACCTTTAGATAAGATAGAAGTTATTTATAACGGTGTGGATCACGAGCTGTTTAAGCCTAGAGAAAAGCCTGAACACTTAAAAGGAATTCCTACAGTAGTAGCTTTGGCGCGGATATTTGAGTTAAAGGATGTTTTAACCATGATTCGATCTTGCGCTTTCGCGAAAGCGAAACTACCCAACATACAATATCTGGTCTATGGAGATGATCAAGCTGTACCAGAGTATACAGCAGAATGTCTGGACTTGATAAAAAAACTGCAACTTGAGAATAATTTTAAATTAATGGGGCCAAGAAAAAACTCGCATCTGTTATTTTGCGAAGGAGATGTTTCCATACTCACTTCTATTTCTGAAGGTTTCCCATATACGGTAATAGAGTCTATGGCATCTGGCATTCCAGTCATCTCAACAGATGTAGGTGGCGTAAAAGAAGCCCTAGACGAAGGATCTGGATTTTTGTGTAAACCTAAAAATGCCGAAGAATTAGGGAATCGAGTGGTACAATTACTTCTAGATGAAGCTTTGCGTCGCTCCATGGGAATACATGCTAGACAGCGCGTATTAGATCATTTTACTTTAGACCTTTTTATCGATCAATATGAAAAGGCTTATGAGAATGTGTTGTCTTCTACTATTTTAGAATCCAACTCTTCTCAAATAGAAAATGCTCAGACCACTTACTCTACAACCAACTCATGA
- a CDS encoding glycogen synthase — translation MNIIHISAECFPVAKVGGLADVVGALPKYQNGQGENASVIMPFYDLAFTKTHSFKNIGSGSVHLAQEHYKFNVLQLVDIDLGFTLYLIDIPALLFKDYVYSADDSKRFTAFQIAALQWLGTQKQLPDVIHCHDHHTGLVPFMMQYCYDFELFKNTASVLSIHNAQYQGWFSHELIDYIPAFNAEHAGLLDWNGNINPLACAIKCAWRVNTVSPSYMEELKHQANGLEGLLSHESAKCVGILNGIDTQVWDTVTDSYLVKNYTAATNTSGKKANKKWLCDTYNLDIDQPLFAFIGRLVYEKGSDLFPEAFEQVLNNQNVSILLLGSGDPKTEEQLIALKEKFKGKYNLHIGYDEKLSHIVYAGADFLLMPSRVEPCGLNQMYSLRYGTIPIVRGIGGLKDTIVDIEDGGFGLMHDDTTVEQIVSSVKRAATLYKDQVKIKKLRKQIMNIDHSWDRSARIYIQLYNSLTD, via the coding sequence ATGAATATCATCCACATCAGTGCAGAGTGTTTTCCAGTCGCCAAAGTAGGTGGACTTGCAGATGTTGTGGGGGCACTTCCTAAATATCAAAATGGTCAAGGAGAAAATGCGAGTGTCATTATGCCCTTTTATGACCTTGCTTTTACAAAAACACACAGCTTTAAAAACATTGGAAGTGGGAGTGTCCATTTAGCTCAAGAACATTATAAATTCAACGTTCTCCAGCTCGTAGACATAGACTTGGGTTTTACACTCTATTTGATTGATATTCCAGCATTGCTCTTTAAAGATTACGTTTATTCTGCCGACGATTCCAAAAGATTTACTGCCTTTCAAATTGCTGCGCTGCAATGGTTAGGGACACAAAAGCAACTGCCAGACGTAATTCACTGCCACGACCATCATACAGGACTAGTTCCTTTTATGATGCAATATTGTTATGATTTTGAGTTGTTTAAAAATACAGCCTCTGTGCTGAGCATTCACAATGCACAGTATCAAGGGTGGTTTTCTCACGAACTTATAGATTATATCCCTGCTTTTAATGCAGAGCACGCAGGACTGCTAGATTGGAATGGTAATATAAATCCGCTCGCCTGCGCTATTAAATGTGCCTGGCGTGTGAACACCGTTTCTCCTAGTTATATGGAAGAATTGAAACATCAGGCTAATGGGTTAGAAGGTTTATTAAGTCATGAGTCTGCAAAATGTGTTGGGATTCTCAATGGTATAGATACACAAGTTTGGGATACGGTCACTGACTCTTATCTGGTAAAGAATTATACCGCAGCAACAAATACAAGTGGTAAAAAGGCCAATAAAAAATGGCTATGCGATACCTATAACCTAGATATAGATCAACCCTTATTTGCCTTTATAGGCAGGCTGGTTTATGAAAAGGGCTCCGATCTTTTTCCAGAAGCCTTTGAACAAGTGCTCAATAATCAAAATGTTTCTATCTTGTTATTAGGATCTGGAGATCCTAAAACAGAAGAACAGTTGATTGCTTTAAAAGAAAAATTTAAAGGCAAATACAATTTGCACATAGGTTATGATGAGAAATTATCACACATCGTCTACGCAGGAGCAGATTTCTTACTTATGCCATCTCGAGTAGAGCCTTGTGGCCTCAATCAGATGTATTCCTTAAGGTATGGAACCATTCCAATTGTTAGAGGTATTGGCGGGTTAAAAGATACGATCGTGGATATAGAAGATGGCGGCTTTGGATTGATGCATGACGATACGACGGTGGAGCAAATAGTATCTTCTGTGAAAAGAGCAGCCACCCTTTATAAAGATCAAGTAAAAATTAAAAAATTGAGAAAACAGATCATGAACATAGACCATTCTTGGGATCGATCTGCAAGAATCTATATACAACTCTATAACTCATTAACCGACTGA
- a CDS encoding glucose-1-phosphate adenylyltransferase, giving the protein MMNDKVLSIILGGGQGTRLYPLTETRSKPAVNIAGKYRLVDIPISNCINSGLKRMYVLTQFNSASLNRHIKNTYHFSFFSSAFVDVLAAEQTPDNKGWFQGTADAVRQSMHHVLRHDFEYVLILSGDQLYQMDFNEMLQAHIDAGVKISLATIPVNEKDAPSFGILKTDHDNNITSFIEKPVTSLLSDWTSPVSDEMKNQGKNHLASMGIYIFNKDLLIELMNDKSTIDFGKEIIPQAIGKHKIRSYQFEGYWTDIGNIESFFEANLGLTDDIPEFNLYDDKQRVFTNARLLPTSKISDTHLKKAVIAEGCIIQAAKIERSVIGIRSRIGKDSTVINTYMMGNDDYESLEKIETSNIKILAGIGDRCYIKNTIIDKNVRIGDDVKIDGGPHLKDQETEYFVVKDGIVVIKKGAVIPKGFSL; this is encoded by the coding sequence ATGATGAATGACAAAGTTTTAAGTATCATATTAGGTGGCGGACAAGGAACAAGACTTTATCCACTTACTGAAACCAGAAGCAAGCCAGCAGTAAATATCGCTGGAAAATACCGATTAGTTGATATACCCATTTCCAATTGCATCAACTCTGGTTTAAAGAGAATGTATGTATTGACACAATTTAATTCTGCTTCATTAAACAGGCATATTAAGAATACCTATCATTTTAGTTTTTTTAGCTCAGCATTTGTAGATGTTCTTGCTGCCGAGCAAACTCCAGACAACAAAGGCTGGTTTCAAGGTACTGCCGATGCTGTTAGGCAAAGCATGCATCATGTCTTGAGACATGATTTTGAATATGTATTAATTTTGTCTGGTGATCAATTGTATCAAATGGATTTTAATGAAATGCTCCAAGCACATATAGATGCAGGGGTAAAAATATCTCTTGCTACGATTCCTGTAAATGAAAAAGACGCACCGTCTTTTGGTATTCTTAAGACGGATCATGACAACAACATCACTTCGTTTATTGAAAAGCCAGTTACAAGTTTATTATCAGATTGGACCAGTCCAGTAAGTGATGAAATGAAAAACCAGGGCAAGAATCACCTCGCCAGTATGGGGATTTACATTTTTAATAAAGATCTATTGATAGAGCTCATGAACGATAAGAGCACTATTGATTTTGGTAAAGAAATTATTCCACAGGCAATTGGTAAACATAAAATACGGAGCTATCAATTTGAGGGGTACTGGACAGACATAGGAAATATAGAATCGTTTTTTGAAGCTAACCTAGGTCTTACTGATGACATCCCCGAGTTCAATCTTTATGACGATAAGCAACGTGTTTTTACCAACGCCCGATTGTTGCCTACCTCAAAAATATCAGACACTCATCTAAAAAAGGCCGTTATTGCTGAAGGTTGTATCATTCAAGCTGCCAAAATTGAACGTTCTGTTATAGGAATACGTTCTAGAATTGGAAAAGATTCTACGGTAATCAATACGTATATGATGGGTAATGATGACTATGAATCCCTAGAGAAAATCGAAACATCAAATATTAAGATTCTGGCAGGAATAGGGGATCGATGCTATATAAAAAACACCATTATCGATAAAAATGTACGTATAGGAGATGACGTAAAAATCGATGGAGGGCCACATTTAAAAGATCAAGAAACGGAGTATTTTGTGGTAAAAGACGGTATTGTTGTCATTAAGAAAGGCGCAGTTATTCCTAAAGGTTTTTCACTTTAA